The nucleotide sequence AGTGCCGGTCCCAAGCGCGACTTCGGGCCGCACAGCCAAATGCTTGGCGATTAACGGACTGACGAACAGGAACTGCCGCTTTTTGTTGACTCGTAAAGCCATAGAGAAAAGGGACTCCGGAAGAAGCCCTTTGTAAGTTTCATAAACTGCAACCGAAAGGTCCAGGTTTTGCCATAATTTAAAGTTGGTTTGATAATCGGTTCGATCCAATATAGTTGAGGACATCGATTGGTTTATAGTTTTCATTCAGCACCCCATATACTTCCGCCTGGGCCATCACTTTCCGTGCCCAGCTTAAATGCGGTTTCACTTCATTCATTTTGTTGCGTTTCGGGCTTTGCAGGACGCCGTTGGACTTGAAGCTTTGAGACATGATCAACGATGCATCTTCATACGTTTCAAGAGACACGATATGGCCGGCATTGACGATTGAGATCTGGGATGGATGGATGCATGTTTTGCCCTTAAAACCGTTTAGAACGTCCACCTGTACTTCCTGCCAAAGCATTTGTTCCGGCTTGGAAGACATCGGGCGCTCCTGTCCTGAAGAGAAATGCTCGTATACCGGACCCGAGACGACAAAACCGTCTTCCGCCCGGCCAAACTGGTTTAGGATAGCGGTTAAGCCGTCCCGGATCACATGGACCTCGTAAATTATCCGCTCCGCCGGGCGCCGGAGGCCGTAAAGGCTGGAAAAATCGGTGGCCCCAACCCGCACCGTCAACACCCGGTCTATTTCTGCCAATAAAATCCGGTGGATTTCCTGGAGATTTTGTTCACGCAGTTCGGAATACAGCACTTCTTTTGTTTCCAGCAAAGGCAAGGCATAAAGGTTCCGTCCTGCTGCTTCGCTTGCCCGGTCTAATGCAGCGAAAAAGCCTGGAAGATTTTCAGCGCTGCTTTTCGGAAAAACGATTCCGGTCAAAACGCCAAAAGCTGTTCCGGCTTCTGCAGTCAGCTTATCAAGCTGAGCCGCATTCCGGACACGCAAAAATAGCGCCGGACCGGCTTCTGCCTGAAAAATAGCTGCTCTTTCCAGCAGTTTCAACTGCTCGATGACATTTGCTTCCGCCTTCGGCAGTTCCAAATCGGCAACCGCATCTTCCAAACAGATAATCAACGTGGCTAATCCCGAAAAAGCCCCCCGTCTATACTGCCCCGACAAAATCTTATCTCCAAATTCCGGGCGTGACCCCGGTGTGTAAAGAGCTGCACCCAATGCCAGCCCCAGTGTTTCCCGTTCCGTATCACGGTTAAATTCTGCCGGGGAATATTTAAAAAATGCCTTCAGCTCAGAATCAGTCAATACGTCAAAATGTCTCATAAATTGTTTCCTCCCGGCACGCTGCAAAAGCATGGCCAAAATTAATAACTAAAGTTACATAAAAAAAGGCTAAAAAAGCAAGGAGGTATGCTCCTTGCTTTTTTCTTTGCCATTAAGCGTCCAATCCAAAATCC is from Planococcus liqunii and encodes:
- a CDS encoding HpcH/HpaI aldolase/citrate lyase family protein; the protein is MRHFDVLTDSELKAFFKYSPAEFNRDTERETLGLALGAALYTPGSRPEFGDKILSGQYRRGAFSGLATLIICLEDAVADLELPKAEANVIEQLKLLERAAIFQAEAGPALFLRVRNAAQLDKLTAEAGTAFGVLTGIVFPKSSAENLPGFFAALDRASEAAGRNLYALPLLETKEVLYSELREQNLQEIHRILLAEIDRVLTVRVGATDFSSLYGLRRPAERIIYEVHVIRDGLTAILNQFGRAEDGFVVSGPVYEHFSSGQERPMSSKPEQMLWQEVQVDVLNGFKGKTCIHPSQISIVNAGHIVSLETYEDASLIMSQSFKSNGVLQSPKRNKMNEVKPHLSWARKVMAQAEVYGVLNENYKPIDVLNYIGSNRLSNQL